The following proteins are encoded in a genomic region of Stigmatopora nigra isolate UIUO_SnigA chromosome 3, RoL_Snig_1.1, whole genome shotgun sequence:
- the LOC144194421 gene encoding high choriolytic enzyme 1-like — translation MMNTMKLVFIFLVLLSISEVFPAAIDRRGGKNTGETSTCAKIETANEHINTTYHLTHGDIITGMDDDDGILRNAVPCTAAGCLWPKRRNKVKVPYEISNDFSTAEKRAIKKALREFKKGDLQTCIRFVKRRPNHDDYIYFISDQGCYSYLGRQPGGQPISLQQNGCVFKDIIQHEVLHALGFHHEHVRSDRDDHVMIDFENILSGFEHNFAKVETNNLNTPYDFQSVMHYTDKAFTKNGQPTIIANDPSNNPFGTAFEMSVNDYARVNALYQC, via the exons atGATGAACACAATGAAGCttgttttcatctttcttgTCCTCCTGTCCATCTCAGAGGTTTTTCCG GCTGCAATAGATCGAAGGGGCGGAAAGAATACAG GAGAGACATCAACTTGTGCTAAAATTGAAACCGCAAATGAACACATTAACACAa CCTACCACCTGACACATGGAGACATTATTACGGGCATGGACGATGATGATGGAATTTTGAGGAACGCTGTGCCTTGCACCGCGGCTGGCTGTCTATGGCCTAAAAGGAGAAACAAAGTTAAAGTACCCTACGAAATCTCTAATGATTTCA GCACCGCAGAGAAGAGAGCAATAAAGAAAGCCCTGAGAGAATTCAAAAAAGGAGATCTCCAAACCTGTATTCGCTTCGTTAAGAGGAGACCAAATCATGatgactatatatattttatatctgATCAAGG GTGCTACTCATACCTCGGCCGCCAACCAGGTGGACAGCCAATTTCCTTGCAGCAAAACGGCTGTGTTTTCAAAGACATTATACAACACGAGGTTCTCCATGCACTTGGATTCCACCACGAGCATGTCCGCTCTGACAGAGATGACCATGTCATGATAGATTTTGAAAACATCCTATCAG GTTTTGAGCATAACTTTGCTAAGGTGGAGACAAACAACTTGAATACGCCTTATGATTTCCAATCTGTGATGCATTACACTGA CAAAGCCTTCACCAAAAATGGTCAACCTACCATTATTGCCAATGACCCTTCGAACAACCCATTTGGAACTGCATTCGAGATGAGTGTCAATGACTACGCACGTGTCAATGCACTTTATCAATGCTAA